The following coding sequences are from one Aliarcobacter skirrowii CCUG 10374 window:
- a CDS encoding inorganic phosphate transporter: MDIKTIKTIESATEKSLSSFAKLTLSLLFLLAVFLWTYSSHGTVPDNTFLIIGAIFGAYMALNIGANDVANNVGPAVGAKALTLTGAIIIAAIFESAGAIIAGGDVVNTIKSGIINPDLITSKDSFIWAMTAGLLAAAIWLNFATSIGAPVSTTHSIVGGVMGAGIASAGFAILDWGSLAEIASSWVISPILGGIVAAAFLFFIKKQIIFKENMLEQANKFVPYLIAIMTWAFTTYLILKGLKQLINIGFWGASFIGILFAVVSYFLMKKYVSQASKNLTNDRASINALFTIPLIFGAALLSFAHGANDVSNAIGPLAAINDAIMSGGTGVKASVPFWILFVGAIGIVIGLLLYGPRLIKTVGSEITELDQMRAFSVAMATAVTVIFASQLGLPVSSTHIAIGGVFGVGFLREALDITEKKFLQDIREKFKKHKKDLERSQQELAKLEAVKDKTKNTYIKIVDLFKKIDDIEAQVKQEKKDFKKAKGAKYVKRDAVKRIIAAWLITVPTSALLAAGIYYMIKGIVAV, translated from the coding sequence ATGGATATTAAAACTATAAAGACCATTGAAAGTGCCACCGAAAAGTCTCTTTCAAGTTTTGCTAAATTAACTCTCTCTTTGCTATTTTTACTAGCAGTTTTTCTTTGGACATACTCTTCTCACGGTACAGTTCCTGATAATACTTTCTTAATTATTGGTGCAATTTTTGGCGCTTACATGGCTTTAAATATTGGTGCAAACGATGTTGCAAACAATGTTGGACCAGCAGTTGGAGCTAAAGCTTTAACTTTAACAGGTGCAATTATAATTGCAGCTATTTTTGAAAGTGCTGGTGCAATTATTGCTGGAGGAGATGTTGTTAATACTATTAAAAGTGGTATTATAAATCCAGATTTAATAACAAGTAAAGACTCATTTATTTGGGCTATGACAGCTGGTCTTTTAGCAGCTGCTATTTGGTTAAACTTTGCCACATCTATTGGAGCACCTGTTTCTACAACTCACTCAATTGTTGGTGGAGTTATGGGAGCTGGAATTGCTAGTGCTGGATTTGCTATATTAGATTGGGGTAGTTTAGCAGAGATTGCATCTTCATGGGTAATATCTCCAATTTTAGGTGGAATTGTAGCCGCAGCATTTCTATTTTTCATAAAAAAACAGATTATTTTTAAAGAGAATATGTTGGAGCAAGCTAATAAGTTTGTTCCATATTTGATTGCTATTATGACATGGGCATTTACAACTTATTTAATTTTAAAGGGTTTAAAACAGCTAATAAACATAGGTTTTTGGGGAGCTTCATTTATTGGTATATTATTTGCTGTAGTCTCTTATTTTTTAATGAAAAAATATGTCTCACAAGCATCTAAAAATCTAACGAATGATAGAGCAAGTATAAATGCTTTATTTACTATTCCATTAATCTTTGGTGCTGCTTTATTATCTTTTGCACATGGTGCAAATGATGTTTCAAATGCTATTGGTCCACTTGCTGCTATTAATGATGCAATAATGTCAGGTGGAACAGGAGTTAAAGCTTCAGTTCCATTTTGGATACTTTTTGTTGGAGCAATTGGTATTGTAATTGGTCTTTTACTTTATGGTCCAAGACTTATTAAAACTGTTGGTAGTGAGATAACTGAACTTGATCAAATGAGAGCTTTCTCTGTTGCTATGGCAACAGCAGTTACAGTTATTTTTGCTAGTCAATTAGGACTTCCTGTATCTTCAACTCATATTGCAATTGGTGGTGTATTTGGAGTTGGTTTTTTAAGAGAGGCTTTAGATATTACTGAGAAAAAATTTCTTCAAGATATCAGAGAGAAGTTTAAAAAACATAAAAAAGATTTAGAAAGATCTCAACAAGAACTTGCAAAATTAGAGGCTGTAAAAGACAAAACTAAAAACACTTATATTAAAATTGTTGACCTTTTCAAAAAAATCGATGATATTGAAGCACAAGTTAAGCAAGAGAAAAAAGATTTCAAAAAAGCTAAAGGTGCAAAATATGTTAAAAGAGATGCAGTAAAAAGAATTATTGCTGCTTGGCTTATTACGGTTCCAACTTCAGCTCTTTTAGCTGCAGGAATTTACTATATGATTAAAGGTATAGTTGCAGTATAA
- a CDS encoding acetyl-CoA carboxylase biotin carboxylase subunit — protein MAEIKKILIANRGEIVQRAIRTIREMGKKSVAIYSAGDKNASYLKHADEAVCIGGAKSSESYLNIPAIITAAEMTGCDAIFPGYGFLSENQDFVEICKLHNIKFIGPSSEVMEKMADKSKAKEEMVRAGVPVVPGSKGAVRTLEEGKKIAREIGYPIMAKAAAGGGGRGMRLIKEEKDFDHQYLAASSEALAAFGDGTMYLERFINNPRHIEVQVLGDSHGNAIHVGERDCSLQRRHQKVIEESPAILLNDETRAKLHEVAVKATKYLKYEGAGTFEFLADDKQNIYFMEMNTRLQVEHPVSEMVSGIDIVEWMIKVAQGEELPSQDSIKFRGHAIECRITAEDPNTFLPCPGKITQWMVPGGRNVRVDSHIYANYIVPPYYDSMIGKLIVWGRDREKAINIMKRALNEFEVTGIKTNIPFHQKMMLNKDFINNNYDTKYLEDYKGLDSI, from the coding sequence ATGGCAGAAATTAAAAAAATATTAATTGCAAATAGAGGAGAGATTGTTCAAAGAGCTATTAGAACAATCAGAGAGATGGGGAAAAAATCTGTTGCAATATATAGTGCTGGTGATAAAAATGCCTCTTATTTAAAGCATGCTGATGAAGCTGTTTGTATTGGTGGAGCAAAATCAAGTGAATCTTACTTAAATATTCCAGCAATCATAACTGCAGCTGAGATGACAGGTTGTGATGCAATTTTCCCTGGATATGGATTTTTATCTGAGAATCAAGATTTTGTTGAGATTTGTAAACTTCACAATATTAAATTTATTGGTCCATCTTCTGAAGTTATGGAAAAAATGGCTGATAAATCAAAAGCTAAAGAAGAGATGGTAAGAGCTGGAGTTCCTGTTGTACCTGGAAGTAAAGGTGCTGTTAGAACTTTAGAAGAGGGTAAAAAGATTGCAAGAGAGATTGGGTATCCAATTATGGCTAAAGCTGCTGCTGGTGGTGGTGGAAGAGGTATGAGACTTATTAAAGAGGAAAAAGACTTTGATCACCAATATTTAGCGGCTTCTAGTGAAGCATTAGCAGCTTTTGGTGATGGAACAATGTATTTAGAGAGATTTATAAACAATCCAAGACATATTGAAGTTCAAGTTTTAGGTGATTCTCACGGAAATGCAATTCATGTTGGTGAGAGAGATTGCTCTTTACAAAGAAGACATCAAAAAGTAATAGAAGAGTCACCTGCAATTTTGTTAAATGATGAAACTAGAGCAAAACTTCACGAAGTTGCTGTAAAAGCAACTAAATATTTAAAATATGAAGGTGCTGGAACTTTTGAGTTTTTAGCAGATGATAAACAAAATATCTATTTTATGGAGATGAATACAAGACTTCAAGTTGAGCATCCAGTTTCAGAGATGGTTTCTGGAATAGATATTGTTGAGTGGATGATAAAAGTTGCACAAGGAGAAGAGCTACCTTCTCAAGATAGTATTAAATTTAGAGGTCATGCAATTGAGTGTAGAATTACAGCCGAAGATCCAAATACATTCTTACCATGTCCTGGAAAAATAACTCAATGGATGGTTCCTGGTGGAAGAAATGTAAGAGTTGATTCACATATCTATGCAAACTATATTGTTCCTCCATATTATGACTCAATGATAGGAAAACTTATTGTTTGGGGAAGAGATAGAGAAAAAGCTATTAATATTATGAAAAGAGCTTTAAATGAGTTTGAAGTTACTGGAATTAAAACAAATATTCCATTCCATCAAAAAATGATGCTTAACAAAGATTTCATAAATAATAACTACGATACAAAATACCTTGAAGATTATAAAGGTTTAGATAGTATCTAA
- the accB gene encoding acetyl-CoA carboxylase biotin carboxyl carrier protein, translating to MDFKDIKELIRVFDKSELNKLRIKEADFEISMQRGFEGGVTTVATTPMVSAPVASIAPTSSVTTSSVAPEIAKDDSNANSNGITINAPMVGTYYSAPSPDAPQFCAIGDIVRKGQTLCILEAMKIMNEVEAEFDCKIIDILVQNGSPVEYDMPIFVVEKI from the coding sequence ATGGATTTTAAAGATATCAAAGAACTAATTAGAGTTTTTGACAAAAGCGAACTTAATAAGTTAAGAATAAAAGAGGCAGATTTTGAAATCTCTATGCAAAGAGGTTTTGAAGGAGGAGTTACAACTGTAGCTACAACTCCAATGGTATCTGCACCTGTTGCTTCTATTGCACCTACTTCTTCTGTTACAACATCTTCTGTTGCACCTGAAATAGCAAAAGATGATAGCAATGCTAATTCAAATGGAATTACAATAAACGCTCCAATGGTTGGAACTTATTACTCTGCTCCATCTCCAGATGCTCCACAATTTTGTGCAATTGGTGATATAGTTAGAAAAGGTCAAACTTTATGTATTCTTGAAGCAATGAAAATTATGAATGAGGTTGAAGCTGAATTTGACTGCAAAATTATAGATATATTAGTACAAAATGGATCACCTGTAGAGTACGATATGCCAATTTTTGTTGTAGAAAAAATATAA
- a CDS encoding DEAD/DEAH box helicase, which produces MTFQDFNFKEKLQKAIDEAGFKEPSPIQVDAIPHILAGKDIVGQAHTGTGKTAAFGLPVLNQLTGKNAEAVVIVPTRELAMQVSDELFKFGKLLGINTATVYGGQSYSRQLKLIETASIIVATPGRFLDLLRSGQIKIQPKFVILDEADEMLDMGFLDDIKEIFTFLPSERQTLLFSATMPVAIRNLAKTILKEPEFVTITKSDVTNKNITQTFYVVDERERDDALIRLFDYKNPKKSIIFCRTKKDVDRLSTFLISQGFMAKSLHGDMEQKQREEAIKAFKTSKLEILIATDVAARGLDVNDVTHVFNYHLPFDGESYVHRIGRTGRAGKEGVAISIVTPHEFKTLQRIEHTIGTKLESKVVPNISTVKEKKIDDLKKSIITQEIKDYAIELVESLKEEFDVSTIAFKLASIIASKTYVKGNNNIGKNEVDLKRLTEMLSKVTDRNDDRRGHRGRGQGNRNSRGAGASRSRQRSSSGSKERSGSNRSPRSRRAD; this is translated from the coding sequence GTGACTTTTCAAGATTTTAATTTTAAAGAAAAATTACAAAAAGCAATAGACGAAGCTGGTTTTAAAGAACCAAGCCCAATACAAGTTGATGCAATACCACATATTTTAGCAGGTAAAGATATTGTTGGACAAGCTCATACAGGAACAGGTAAAACTGCAGCATTTGGATTGCCAGTTTTAAACCAATTAACAGGTAAAAATGCTGAAGCAGTTGTTATAGTTCCAACAAGAGAACTTGCAATGCAAGTCTCAGATGAGTTATTTAAATTTGGAAAACTTTTAGGAATTAATACTGCAACTGTTTATGGTGGACAATCATATTCAAGACAATTAAAATTAATTGAAACAGCAAGTATTATTGTAGCAACTCCAGGAAGATTTTTGGATTTACTAAGAAGTGGACAAATAAAAATTCAACCAAAATTTGTAATTTTGGATGAAGCTGATGAGATGCTTGATATGGGATTTTTAGATGATATCAAAGAGATATTTACATTTTTACCAAGTGAGAGACAAACTCTACTTTTCTCTGCAACAATGCCAGTAGCAATAAGAAATCTTGCAAAAACAATTTTAAAAGAGCCAGAGTTTGTAACAATTACGAAATCAGATGTTACAAATAAAAATATTACGCAAACTTTTTATGTTGTAGATGAGAGAGAAAGAGATGATGCACTAATAAGACTTTTTGATTATAAAAATCCAAAAAAATCTATTATATTTTGTAGAACAAAAAAAGATGTTGATAGATTATCTACATTTTTAATCTCTCAAGGTTTTATGGCTAAATCTCTTCATGGAGATATGGAGCAAAAACAAAGAGAAGAGGCAATTAAAGCATTTAAAACTTCTAAACTTGAAATTCTAATTGCTACAGATGTTGCAGCACGTGGATTAGATGTTAATGATGTAACACATGTATTTAATTATCATTTACCATTTGATGGTGAGTCTTATGTTCATAGAATTGGAAGAACTGGACGAGCAGGTAAAGAAGGAGTTGCAATATCTATTGTAACTCCACATGAGTTTAAAACTCTTCAAAGAATTGAACATACTATTGGAACTAAGCTTGAATCAAAAGTTGTACCAAATATTAGTACAGTAAAAGAGAAAAAAATAGATGATTTAAAAAAATCTATTATTACTCAAGAGATAAAAGATTATGCAATTGAATTAGTTGAAAGTTTAAAAGAAGAGTTTGATGTTTCAACAATTGCATTTAAATTAGCTTCAATTATTGCATCAAAAACTTATGTAAAAGGTAACAACAATATTGGTAAAAATGAAGTTGATTTAAAAAGATTAACTGAAATGTTATCAAAAGTTACAGATAGAAATGATGATAGAAGAGGACATAGAGGCAGAGGTCAAGGAAATAGAAATAGTAGAGGTGCTGGAGCTTCAAGATCAAGACAAAGAAGCTCAAGTGGTTCTAAAGAGAGATCAGGATCAAATAGATCTCCTAGAAGTAGAAGAGCCGATTAA
- a CDS encoding asparagine synthetase B family protein, translated as MKKLDTELLTIYFEGEIYNKNSFNLSDNLLLLEDFYLKYKYDFLTKLDGIFAFCIYDKRDNRYFCARDRFGNIPLYYYIKEDKFYFSTQIRDILNSLSNIPKMNKVALSKYIQYFSTFGEDTFYQDIYKLEDSTYIVYELNKELIKKRYYKINTYKTINDENTALKSLEELLYSSIEKRLKNSPCSLLSGGVDSSLIASIYTKISGRKIDTFSIGYSEFKNYCELPYAKITSNFINSNHHEVILDKKTYIDNFYSSLDNFDEPHADSASTPLNILLKSIKEFGATDILSGEGADELFFGYDNYSKFLRYYNFQKSLTKNQFDFLDEIIGALQNNTKESEYLRRVVKKETIYNSFGEVFNDIQKRKLFKKVPTFKGETSKQDFIDNMSYTDLKIWVSNAVLTKTYRVTKANNLQLHTPFLDNDILKYVFSIDSSLKMGDTNKYLLKKIAQNHIPVEIINRTKKGFNSPFNEWLQDEFGIYILEVILEVNKKTDLFNDDYLKHIFNLASSNKFKQHLYSIFIFSLWYKRVYL; from the coding sequence ATGAAAAAATTAGATACAGAACTATTAACTATATATTTTGAAGGTGAAATATATAATAAAAACTCTTTTAATTTAAGTGATAATCTTTTATTGTTAGAAGATTTTTATTTAAAGTATAAATATGATTTTTTAACAAAACTTGATGGAATTTTTGCTTTTTGTATTTATGATAAGCGAGATAATAGATATTTTTGTGCTAGAGATAGATTTGGTAATATTCCTTTATACTACTATATAAAAGAGGATAAATTCTATTTTTCAACTCAAATAAGAGATATATTAAATAGTTTATCAAATATACCAAAAATGAATAAAGTTGCTTTAAGTAAATATATTCAATATTTTTCTACTTTTGGCGAGGATACTTTTTATCAAGATATTTATAAACTAGAAGATAGTACCTATATTGTATATGAATTAAATAAAGAGCTAATCAAAAAAAGATATTATAAAATCAACACATATAAAACCATAAATGATGAAAATACAGCTTTAAAGAGTTTAGAAGAGCTTTTATATTCAAGTATTGAAAAGCGTCTTAAAAACTCTCCTTGCTCACTTTTAAGTGGAGGAGTTGATAGCTCTTTGATTGCATCAATTTATACTAAGATTTCTGGAAGAAAAATAGATACATTCTCAATTGGTTATAGTGAGTTTAAAAACTATTGTGAACTTCCATATGCCAAAATTACTTCAAATTTTATAAATTCAAATCATCATGAAGTTATTTTAGATAAAAAAACTTATATTGATAATTTCTATAGTTCACTTGATAATTTTGATGAACCTCACGCTGATAGTGCATCAACTCCTTTAAATATCTTATTAAAGAGTATTAAAGAGTTTGGTGCTACTGATATCTTATCTGGAGAAGGAGCTGATGAGCTATTTTTTGGTTACGATAACTATTCAAAATTTTTAAGATACTATAATTTTCAAAAATCTTTGACTAAAAATCAGTTTGATTTTTTAGATGAGATAATAGGTGCACTACAAAACAACACAAAAGAGAGTGAATATTTAAGAAGAGTTGTAAAAAAAGAGACTATTTATAACTCATTTGGTGAAGTTTTCAATGATATTCAAAAAAGAAAGTTATTTAAAAAAGTTCCAACATTTAAAGGTGAAACATCAAAACAGGATTTTATAGATAATATGAGCTATACAGATTTAAAAATTTGGGTTTCAAATGCAGTTTTAACAAAAACTTATAGAGTTACAAAAGCAAATAATTTGCAATTACACACACCTTTTTTGGATAATGATATATTAAAATATGTTTTTAGTATAGATAGTAGTCTGAAAATGGGAGATACAAATAAATATTTGCTTAAGAAAATTGCTCAAAATCATATTCCAGTTGAAATTATAAATAGAACAAAAAAAGGTTTTAATTCTCCATTTAATGAGTGGCTTCAAGATGAATTTGGAATTTATATTTTAGAAGTTATTTTAGAAGTTAATAAAAAGACAGATTTATTTAATGATGATTATCTAAAACATATATTTAATCTAGCAAGTTCAAATAAATTTAAACAACATTTGTATTCAATATTTATATTCTCTTTGTGGTATAAGAGAGTCTATCTATAA
- a CDS encoding AEC family transporter, whose product MFSVLPIYFFILLGFFAKKRLQTQIDEKSLVLLSLYFLQPIMIFWGLTKEPINYEFVLSPLFFLLSMLISLSFMLMYSKFLFSSKTDENIFLATALIGNTGNLGIPLGIALFGVESVPYTSIINIANIFFMYTISIYFFARDKFNFKDSVKSIFKIPVIWFAIFALAFNYFEFKIPKEFDFALEMGAYTSLTLQLIIFGTYLYSVKVKTIPWRLSLQISFAKHILLPVVGIVVIVGFTNLNSMIASILIMELMMPLAVNNVNFSVVYNTKPSEVAATILVSSAIFVGILHFYIEIIEYFI is encoded by the coding sequence ATTTTTTCGGTTCTTCCAATATATTTTTTTATTTTATTAGGTTTTTTTGCAAAGAAAAGACTACAAACTCAAATAGATGAAAAATCATTAGTTCTACTATCTTTATATTTTCTTCAGCCAATTATGATTTTTTGGGGATTAACAAAAGAGCCAATTAATTATGAGTTTGTATTGTCTCCACTATTTTTTCTTTTATCAATGTTAATATCTCTTAGTTTTATGCTTATGTATTCAAAATTTCTCTTCTCTTCAAAAACAGATGAAAATATATTTTTAGCAACAGCATTAATAGGAAATACAGGAAACTTAGGAATTCCTCTAGGAATTGCTTTATTTGGTGTTGAATCAGTTCCTTATACAAGTATAATCAATATTGCAAATATATTTTTTATGTACACAATATCTATCTATTTTTTTGCACGAGATAAGTTTAATTTTAAAGATTCAGTTAAATCTATCTTTAAAATTCCAGTTATCTGGTTTGCAATTTTTGCTTTAGCCTTTAACTATTTTGAGTTTAAAATTCCAAAGGAGTTTGATTTTGCTTTAGAAATGGGAGCTTATACATCTTTAACTCTTCAATTAATCATTTTTGGAACATATTTGTATAGTGTGAAGGTTAAAACAATTCCTTGGAGATTATCCCTACAAATAAGTTTTGCAAAACATATTCTACTTCCAGTTGTAGGTATTGTAGTTATTGTAGGATTTACAAATTTAAATTCTATGATAGCATCAATTTTAATTATGGAGCTAATGATGCCTCTAGCAGTAAATAATGTAAATTTTTCTGTTGTTTATAATACTAAGCCAAGTGAAGTTGCAGCCACAATTTTAGTTTCATCTGCTATTTTTGTAGGAATTTTACATTTTTATATAGAGATTATTGAGTATTTTATATGA